Proteins encoded within one genomic window of Pongo pygmaeus isolate AG05252 chromosome 18, NHGRI_mPonPyg2-v2.0_pri, whole genome shotgun sequence:
- the LOC129015552 gene encoding large ribosomal subunit protein eL18-like, with product MVGVDIRHNKDRKVQRKEPKSQDVYLRLLVKLYRFLARRTNSTFNQVVLKRFMSRTNRPPLSLSRMIRKMKLPGRENKTAVIVGTITDDVRVQEVPKLKVCVLSVNNLARSRVLRAGGKILTFDQLALDSPKGCGTLLPSGPRKGQKVNRHFAKAQGTPHSHTKPYVHSKGRKFERARGRQASLGYKN from the coding sequence ATGGTGGGAGTTGACATCCGCCACAACAAGGATCGAAAGGTTCAGCGCAAGGAGCCCAAGAGCCAGGATGTCTACCTGAGGCTATTGGTCAAGCTGTACAGGTTTCTGGCCAGACGAACCAACTCCACATTCAACCAGGTTGTGCTGAAGAGGTTTATGAGTCGTACCAACCGGCCACCTCTGTCCCTTTCCCGGATGATCCGGAAGATGAAGCTTCCTGGCCGGGAAAACAAAACGGCCGTGATTGTGGGGACCATAACAGATGACGTGCGGGTTCAGGAGGTGCCCAAACTGAAGGTGTGTGTGCTGAGTGTGAACAACTTGGCCCGCAGCCGCGTCCTCAGGGCAGGGGGCAAGATCCTCACTTTCGACCAGCTGGCCTTGGACTCCCCCAAGGGCTGCGGCACCTTGCTGCCCTCCGGTCCTCGCAAGGGCCAAAAGGTGAACCGGCATTTCGCCAAGGCCCAGGGAACCCCGCACAGCCACACCAAACCCTACGTCCACTCCAAGGGCCGGAAGTTCGAGCGCGCCAGAGGCCGACAGGCCAGCTTAGGCTACAAAAACTAA